From the genome of bacterium:
AAGGGCATAACTCTGGACATCAGACACCCGCGAGGCAAGGAGCTGTACTGGAGACTGGCTGCTGCCTCGGACGTGGTGGTCGAGAACCTGGCCCCGGGTCTCATGAATCGCCTGGGCTTGGGCTGGGAAGAGCACAGGGCCAGGCTTCCAAGGCTAATATACTGCTCCATAACCGGCTTTGGCCAAAGCGGTCCATACAGTGGAAGATTGGCCTTTGATCTAATAGCTCAGGCTTCAGGGGGCATCATGTACGCCCAGAAAACCCCTCACATGACCCCTGGGGTCTTTTTTGGGGATTTTGTCAGCGGGGCTTTTGCTGCCATCGGTATCCTCCAGGCGCTCATAGCCAGGTCCCGCACAGGGGAAGGCCAACTAGTGGATATCTCCATGCAGGATGTGATGTATTTCCATAACTTCCGTGCCTTTGACTGGAGAAGCACCCAGGACATAAGGGAAAAAGTGAAGGAAACCTTGGGGGAGAACCTGGATGATGTGCTAACCAGCCAGGAAAAGCCCTTCCCATGCTGGTATTCCTATCCGGTCAAAGACGGCCACGTGGCCTGTGTGATCCTGACCGACAGGCAGTGGAATGATTTTGTTTCAAAGGTCCTGGATCGTCCTGATCTCTGCACCGAAAACCCCAGATTCTCCAACTTTATCTTCAGGCTCAGGGCCAGGGAGGAATACCTGGAAGTCTTCAGGCAGTGGTTCTCCCAAAGAAGCGCCCAGGAGGTAGAGCGCATACTGAACGAAAATCGCATTCCCTGCTCTATTGTGAAGGATCTGGAACAGGTGAATCATGACCCGCAGCTAAAGGCCAGGCAGATGCACGAATTCGTGGAGCATCCGCAGTATGGCAGGATTCCTGTTGTGGGAATACCCATAAAGCTGAGTTTTACTCCTGGAAAAATCCACAGTGCGGCCCCGGCTTTGGGCCAGCACAACGAGGAGGTTTACGGAGAATTGCTTCAATTGGGCCGGGAAGAAATAGAAAAACTGAGCCAGGAAGGGGTAATCTAATCGGGATTTTCTTGATAGCCTCCCATGGGTGGGACTCTGGCCCCCGGAAATGGATTTGATGGGGATTGGGGAAAGATCTTCGGGATAAACTTATCTCATCTGGCAGGGAACAGGCGTTGATGTCTTGGCGGCCGAGACTATACTATAAAAAGTATTCGGGCATCCAGGACCTTTCCAAGGCTGCCTGCACGCAAACCGAATTTGCATACCATAGTTCTTGTACCAGGGGATGAGAGTTATTTGTAAAGTCAGCCCCATTCATGCCAAGAGGCATGATCCCCCGAGCCCAGGAGAGTCCATCAGCCAGGGCCAGGTAGTTAACAAGGGCTTTCACTCAAACAAATAAGGAGGTTAGAAACATGAATGGAGAAAAATCACCCATTAAGGGTGAGCCCAGAACACAAGCAGTGGAAGAGGCCAGGGGCTTGCGGGACTGGTGGCCCAACAAGCTGAACCTGAAAATCCTTCACCAGAATTCCCCCCTTTCCAATCCCATGGGCCAGGATTTCAACTACGCCAGAGAGTTCAGAAGCCTGGATTTGGAGGCCGTGAAGAAGGACCTTCATGATCTCATGACCGATTCACAGGATTGGTGGCCAGCGGATTTCGGGCATTATGGGCCTCTTTTCATACGCATGGCCTGGCACAGTGCAGGCACTTACCGTATCGGGGACGGCCGAGGAGGCGCAGGTACAGGACAGCAGCGCTTTGCCCCTTTGAACAGCTGGCCGGACAATGTGAATCTGGACAAAGCACGAAGGCTTCTTTGGCCCATAAAGAAGAAGTATGGCAGGAAGATCTCTTGGGCGGATCTCATGATCCTGGCGGGCAACGTGGCCCTGGAGTCCATGGGTTTCAAGACCCTTGGCTTTGCTGGTGGAAGAGAGGACTGGTGGGAACCCGACGAAAGCGTTTATTGGGGTTCAGAGGGCAAATGGCTGGAGGACAAGCGTCACTCGCAGGAGGGCGACCTTGAAAACCCTCTAGCAGCAGTGCAAATGGGCCTCATTTACGTGAATCCAGAGGGCCCAGGTGGCAATCCAGATCCTGTGGCAGCAGCCAAGGACATCCGAGAGACCTTTGCCCGCATGGGGATGAATGACGAAGAAACAGTGGCCCTTATAGTGGGCGGTCATACCTTTGGCAAGTGTCATGGCGCTGCCGAGGCCTCCCACCTGGGTCCTGAGCCAGAGGCTGCGCCCATAGAAGAGCAAGGCCTTGGCTGGAAGAACAGCTTCGGCACAGGCAAGGGAGCCCACACCATCACCAGCGGTCTGGAGGTGACCTGGACCGTGACTCCCACCAAGTGGAGCAACAATTTCCTGTACAACCTTTTTCATTACGAGTGGGAATTAACCAAGAGTCCGGCCGGGGCCAACCAGTGGGTGGCCAAGGGTGCTCCTG
Proteins encoded in this window:
- a CDS encoding CoA transferase, translating into MASALEGIRVLDLSQFLSGPRCTQILADMGAEVIKLEPPGHGETLRLMLSPIPGMDRILSNWHRNKKGITLDIRHPRGKELYWRLAAASDVVVENLAPGLMNRLGLGWEEHRARLPRLIYCSITGFGQSGPYSGRLAFDLIAQASGGIMYAQKTPHMTPGVFFGDFVSGAFAAIGILQALIARSRTGEGQLVDISMQDVMYFHNFRAFDWRSTQDIREKVKETLGENLDDVLTSQEKPFPCWYSYPVKDGHVACVILTDRQWNDFVSKVLDRPDLCTENPRFSNFIFRLRAREEYLEVFRQWFSQRSAQEVERILNENRIPCSIVKDLEQVNHDPQLKARQMHEFVEHPQYGRIPVVGIPIKLSFTPGKIHSAAPALGQHNEEVYGELLQLGREEIEKLSQEGVI